From the genome of Chania multitudinisentens RB-25, one region includes:
- a CDS encoding MliC family protein yields the protein MKKVLMSAIILLSAGCSHMMQQKNQTLHYQCGTTPLTVTLNAKTSTASFLMDGEQLQLKQVAAASGTRYSDGKYVFWSKGQSAWVERHDRVIMSDCTVIQ from the coding sequence ATGAAGAAGGTTCTGATGAGCGCCATTATTCTGCTGTCGGCGGGTTGTAGTCATATGATGCAGCAGAAAAACCAAACGTTGCATTATCAATGTGGCACCACACCGCTGACCGTTACACTGAATGCTAAAACGAGCACGGCCAGTTTCCTGATGGATGGTGAACAGTTGCAATTGAAGCAGGTAGCGGCAGCGTCAGGCACTCGATACAGCGATGGCAAGTACGTTTTCTGGTCGAAGGGGCAAAGTGCCTGGGTTGAACGCCACGACAGAGTGATCATGAGTGATTGTACAGTGATCCAGTGA
- a CDS encoding HD domain-containing protein — translation MLASVLSPELLLPFQPYQELAQELLPLTLDGDDGSHDVAHLHRVWKNVRQISRNEGGDLRILCAAVLLHDCVTVEKNSPQRHLASRMAAEKAATTLAKLNWATADIEKTAHAIEAHSFSAAILPQTLEAKILQDADRLDAIGMIGVARCFYIGGRMRSALYDAADPLAQRRQYDDKRFTLDHFETKLFKLQDKFQTSTGRTLAAQRTARMQRFLNELQEEV, via the coding sequence GTGCTTGCTTCTGTATTATCTCCAGAATTGCTGCTCCCTTTTCAGCCCTATCAGGAATTGGCCCAAGAGTTGTTACCGCTGACGCTTGATGGCGATGATGGTTCTCACGATGTGGCCCACTTACACCGCGTGTGGAAAAACGTTCGCCAAATCAGCCGCAATGAAGGGGGCGATCTGCGAATTCTTTGTGCTGCGGTTTTATTACATGACTGTGTAACGGTAGAAAAGAACTCACCGCAGCGCCATCTGGCTTCACGTATGGCGGCAGAAAAGGCAGCTACCACGCTGGCCAAACTCAATTGGGCTACCGCAGATATCGAAAAAACGGCGCATGCGATCGAGGCACACAGTTTTTCTGCTGCCATTCTCCCGCAAACGCTGGAGGCAAAAATCCTACAGGATGCCGACCGGCTCGATGCGATTGGTATGATTGGCGTCGCCCGTTGCTTTTATATCGGTGGCCGCATGCGCAGTGCGCTTTATGATGCCGCCGATCCGCTGGCACAGCGGCGCCAGTACGACGATAAGCGTTTCACTCTGGATCACTTTGAAACCAAGCTGTTTAAACTACAGGATAAGTTTCAGACCTCAACGGGCCGAACCCTGGCTGCACAGCGGACGGCACGCATGCAGCGCTTCCTGAATGAGCTTCAAGAAGAAGTTTGA
- the gstA gene encoding glutathione transferase GstA, which yields MKLFYKAGACSLSPHIILREAGLDFTAEKVDLAQKKTESGADYLAINPKGQVPALVLDDGSLLTEGVAIVQYLADRVPDRNLIPAAGTLSRYHAIEWLNYVSTEIHKGFSPLFNPKTPDEYKVIVREKLESQFSYLDSVLAKQHYLLGNRFSVADAYLFTVLRWALAMQFDLKKHAHLTAYFDRVAARPAVEATLRAEAQ from the coding sequence ATGAAATTGTTCTATAAAGCCGGTGCCTGTTCCCTATCACCACACATCATTCTACGTGAGGCAGGATTAGATTTTACTGCGGAAAAAGTCGATTTGGCCCAGAAGAAAACGGAAAGTGGTGCCGACTATCTGGCAATCAATCCGAAGGGGCAAGTCCCGGCTCTGGTACTTGACGATGGCAGCCTGCTGACCGAGGGCGTCGCGATTGTGCAATATCTCGCCGATCGCGTCCCGGATCGTAATCTGATCCCGGCAGCGGGAACACTTTCACGCTATCACGCCATTGAATGGCTGAACTATGTCTCAACGGAAATACATAAAGGCTTCAGCCCGCTGTTTAACCCAAAAACACCGGATGAATATAAAGTCATCGTGCGGGAAAAACTGGAGAGCCAGTTCAGCTATCTGGATTCGGTGTTGGCAAAACAGCATTACCTGCTAGGCAACCGTTTCAGCGTGGCGGATGCTTATCTGTTCACCGTGCTGCGCTGGGCGTTGGCTATGCAGTTCGATCTCAAAAAGCACGCGCATTTAACCGCCTATTTCGACCGCGTCGCGGCTCGCCCGGCGGTAGAAGCTACGTTGCGCGCAGAAGCACAGTAA
- the anmK gene encoding anhydro-N-acetylmuramic acid kinase has product MKSGRYIGVMSGTSLDGIDVVLAAIDERMVAQQASYSHPMPIPIKEDILAMCQGQQTTLSAVGRLDAQLGTLFGEAVMTLLKQADVPAHAITAIGCHGQTVWHEPEGEMRFSMQLGDNNRVAALTNITTVGDFRRRDMAYGGQGAPLVPAFHQALLAHPTERRMVLNIGGIANLSLLLPGIAVRGFDTGPGNMLLDTWVWRHRAQPYDKGGQWAMEGRVCLPLLQRMLADPYFVLPAPKSTGREYFNARWLDQQLATLPGISPVDVMATLVELTVTTICEQVLLAGGCERLLVCGGGARNPLLMARMSALLPGIEVASTDSFGVSGDDMEALAFAWLAFRTLSGQPGNLPSVTGARCETLLGGIYPVLPLGHR; this is encoded by the coding sequence ATGAAGTCAGGACGCTATATCGGTGTTATGTCAGGCACCAGTCTAGATGGAATTGATGTGGTTCTTGCCGCCATTGATGAACGTATGGTGGCACAGCAAGCCAGTTATAGCCACCCGATGCCGATCCCTATTAAGGAAGATATTCTGGCGATGTGCCAGGGGCAGCAAACAACGCTTTCGGCGGTTGGCCGGTTGGATGCGCAATTGGGCACTCTGTTTGGCGAAGCGGTCATGACTCTGTTGAAGCAAGCCGATGTTCCTGCACATGCCATCACCGCTATTGGTTGCCATGGGCAGACGGTATGGCATGAGCCCGAAGGTGAGATGCGTTTTTCTATGCAATTGGGAGATAACAACCGGGTGGCAGCGCTAACCAATATCACCACTGTGGGAGATTTTCGCCGGCGTGATATGGCCTATGGTGGCCAGGGTGCGCCACTGGTGCCCGCATTTCATCAGGCGTTGCTGGCTCATCCCACGGAACGGCGCATGGTATTGAATATCGGCGGCATCGCCAATCTTTCCCTGTTATTACCCGGTATTGCCGTGCGTGGCTTTGATACCGGGCCGGGTAATATGCTGCTGGATACCTGGGTATGGCGGCATCGTGCGCAGCCTTATGATAAGGGGGGCCAGTGGGCGATGGAGGGGCGAGTCTGCTTGCCTCTGTTGCAGCGAATGTTGGCCGATCCTTACTTTGTTTTGCCGGCACCGAAAAGCACCGGGCGTGAATATTTCAATGCCCGTTGGTTGGACCAGCAGTTGGCTACGCTGCCCGGTATCAGCCCAGTGGATGTCATGGCGACGCTAGTTGAACTGACGGTCACCACCATCTGCGAACAGGTGTTGTTGGCAGGAGGATGTGAGCGGTTGCTGGTATGCGGTGGTGGAGCACGTAACCCGCTGCTGATGGCCAGAATGTCGGCATTGTTGCCAGGTATTGAAGTGGCTTCTACGGATAGTTTTGGCGTCAGCGGGGATGATATGGAAGCATTGGCGTTCGCCTGGCTGGCGTTTCGCACGCTTTCCGGGCAGCCCGGCAATTTGCCTTCGGTGACCGGAGCCCGTTGTGAAACGCTGCTGGGTGGGATTTATCCGGTTTTGCCATTGGGCCACCGTTAG
- the pdxH gene encoding pyridoxamine 5'-phosphate oxidase: protein MADNNEFDVADLRREYTRGGLRRHDLTTNPLALFERWLKQACDARLADPTAMCVATVDEQGQPFQRIVLLKHVDDQGLVFYTNLGSRKAQQLAKNPRISLLFPWHMLDRQVIFLGQAERLSTLEVMKYFNSRPKDSQIGAWVSQQSSRISARGVLESKFLELKQKFQQGEVPLPSFWGGFRVKFDSVEFWQGGAHRLHDRFLYQRAGNDWKIDRLAP, encoded by the coding sequence ATGGCTGATAATAATGAATTTGATGTTGCGGATCTGCGCCGCGAATACACTCGTGGTGGCCTGCGCCGTCATGATCTGACCACTAATCCCCTGGCGTTGTTCGAACGTTGGTTGAAGCAGGCCTGTGATGCACGTTTGGCCGATCCTACCGCCATGTGCGTGGCCACGGTGGACGAACAGGGGCAGCCTTTCCAACGTATCGTGCTGCTCAAACATGTTGATGACCAAGGTTTGGTGTTCTATACCAATCTGGGCAGCCGCAAGGCGCAGCAACTGGCGAAAAACCCGCGTATCAGTCTATTATTCCCTTGGCATATGCTTGATCGGCAAGTGATCTTTCTTGGTCAAGCCGAGCGGCTATCCACGCTGGAAGTGATGAAGTATTTCAACAGCCGCCCCAAAGACAGCCAGATTGGCGCCTGGGTTTCGCAACAGTCATCACGTATTTCTGCGCGGGGCGTATTGGAAAGCAAATTCCTCGAACTGAAACAAAAATTCCAACAGGGTGAGGTGCCATTGCCCAGTTTTTGGGGCGGTTTTCGTGTCAAATTTGACTCTGTTGAATTCTGGCAGGGAGGCGCGCACCGTTTGCACGATCGTTTCCTGTATCAGCGCGCTGGAAATGACTGGAAAATTGACCGACTGGCACCCTGA
- the slyA gene encoding transcriptional regulator SlyA, with product MESTLGSDLARLVRVWRALIDHRLKPLHLTQTHWVTLYNINRLPPEQSQIQLAKAIGIEQPSLVRTLDQLEDKGLITRHTCANDRRAKRIKLTEAAEPIIQEVDNVITSTRGEILNGISTDEVKVLISLLDKLEQNITELQEK from the coding sequence GTGGAATCTACATTAGGTTCAGATTTAGCACGATTAGTTCGTGTCTGGCGAGCGTTGATTGATCATCGGCTCAAACCCTTGCATCTCACGCAAACACATTGGGTAACTTTGTATAATATTAACCGTTTACCGCCTGAGCAATCGCAAATTCAGCTTGCAAAAGCGATTGGCATTGAGCAGCCTTCTTTGGTTCGAACGCTGGATCAGCTGGAAGATAAAGGGTTGATCACCCGCCACACCTGCGCGAATGATCGGCGTGCAAAGCGCATCAAACTGACAGAGGCAGCCGAACCTATTATTCAGGAAGTGGATAATGTGATTACCTCAACAAGAGGAGAAATCCTCAACGGTATTTCAACAGATGAAGTAAAAGTTTTAATAAGCCTGCTTGATAAACTTGAACAAAACATCACTGAGCTGCAAGAAAAATAA
- the pdxY gene encoding pyridoxal kinase PdxY, which yields MKNILSIQSHVVFGHAGNSAAEFPMRRMGVNVWPLNTVQFSNHTQYGQWTGCVMPASHLTEITQGIAAIDKLKSCDAVLSGYIGSPEQGGHILEIVRQVKQANPNAWYFCDPVMGHPEKGCIVAPGVAEFLCQQALPYSDIVAPNLLELELLSGQEVSSVEQAVKVARELIAKGPKVVLVKHLSRAGYQPNSFEMLLITADEAWHISRPLVDFGARQPVGVGDLTSGLLLVNLLKGAALDKALEHVTAAVYDVMLMTQTMGEYELQVVAAQDCIVQPRGEFKAVKL from the coding sequence ATGAAAAATATTCTTTCTATACAATCGCATGTCGTGTTCGGGCATGCAGGTAACAGTGCCGCAGAGTTTCCGATGCGCCGTATGGGCGTTAACGTTTGGCCATTGAATACCGTGCAGTTTTCCAATCATACCCAGTACGGCCAGTGGACTGGCTGTGTGATGCCAGCCAGCCATCTGACCGAAATTACTCAGGGTATTGCCGCTATTGATAAGCTGAAAAGCTGTGATGCGGTACTGAGTGGTTATATTGGTTCGCCGGAACAGGGCGGCCACATTCTGGAGATTGTGCGGCAGGTAAAACAGGCCAACCCTAATGCGTGGTATTTCTGTGATCCGGTCATGGGGCACCCGGAAAAGGGCTGTATTGTGGCACCGGGCGTTGCCGAATTTTTGTGCCAGCAGGCACTGCCGTACAGCGATATTGTGGCTCCGAACCTGTTGGAGCTGGAACTGCTGAGTGGACAGGAAGTCAGTAGTGTGGAACAGGCGGTCAAGGTTGCCCGTGAACTGATCGCCAAAGGCCCGAAGGTGGTCTTGGTAAAACACCTCAGCCGCGCGGGTTATCAGCCCAACAGCTTTGAGATGTTGCTGATAACGGCCGACGAAGCCTGGCATATCAGCCGCCCGTTGGTGGACTTTGGTGCACGTCAGCCGGTGGGCGTGGGCGATTTGACCAGCGGTTTGTTGCTGGTGAATCTGCTGAAGGGCGCGGCGTTGGATAAAGCGCTGGAGCACGTCACGGCGGCGGTATATGACGTAATGCTCATGACGCAAACTATGGGTGAGTATGAATTACAGGTGGTGGCGGCGCAGGATTGTATTGTGCAGCCGCGCGGTGAGTTCAAAGCGGTTAAATTGTAA
- a CDS encoding glycine zipper 2TM domain-containing protein has product MIKRLFTIVLVGIALAGCADPTTSGDVYSATDAKRVQTVTFGTLVSVRPVQIQGSDTANTIGTIGGAVLGGFLGNTIGGGTGRSLATAAGAVAGGVVGNSIGSVAARTNGVELEIRTDNRENIIVVQRAGSTQFSPGQRVRMAQNGSTVTVSPL; this is encoded by the coding sequence ATGATCAAGCGTCTTTTCACCATTGTTCTCGTCGGAATCGCGCTAGCAGGTTGTGCCGACCCAACAACCTCTGGTGATGTATATTCAGCCACTGATGCCAAGCGTGTACAGACGGTGACTTTTGGCACCTTAGTATCGGTGCGCCCGGTACAGATTCAGGGCAGTGATACGGCCAACACGATCGGCACCATCGGTGGCGCGGTTCTGGGTGGTTTCCTGGGAAATACCATCGGGGGGGGTACAGGCCGCAGCCTGGCAACCGCCGCAGGTGCCGTTGCGGGCGGCGTTGTCGGTAATAGTATTGGTAGCGTCGCTGCCCGTACTAATGGCGTTGAACTGGAAATCAGAACCGATAACAGAGAAAACATTATCGTTGTACAGAGAGCCGGTTCGACTCAGTTCAGCCCAGGCCAGCGCGTGCGTATGGCGCAAAACGGCAGCACTGTGACCGTTTCACCACTGTAA
- the tyrS gene encoding tyrosine--tRNA ligase, whose translation MASINLIQQLQERGLVAQVTDEEALAERLAQGPIALYCGFDPTADSLHLGHLVPLLCLKRFQLAGHKPVALVGGATGMIGDPSFKADERKLNTTETVNEWVGKIRKQVAPFLDFDCGGNSAVVTNNYEWFGGMNVLSFLRDIGKHFSVNQMINKEAVKQRLNRDDSGISFTEFSYNLLQSFDFAELYHRHQVELQIGGSDQWGNITSGIDLTRRMHQKQVFGFTVPLITKADGTKFGKTEGGAVWLAPEKTSPYKFYQFWINAADADVYRFLKFFTFLSLEEINALEEEDRNSDKAPRAQYVLAEEVTGMVHGAEGLAAAQRITQSLFSGALHDMTEADFAQLAQDGMPTVKLGRDADLQQALVNAELVPSRGQARTMIGSNAVTINGEKQANPEYLFTDSDRLFGRYTLLRRGKKHYCLVDWQA comes from the coding sequence ATGGCTAGCATCAACCTGATTCAACAATTGCAAGAGCGGGGCCTGGTGGCCCAGGTGACGGACGAGGAAGCGTTAGCAGAGCGGCTGGCGCAAGGGCCAATTGCACTGTATTGCGGTTTCGATCCGACCGCTGACAGCTTGCATTTGGGCCATCTGGTGCCTCTGCTGTGCCTGAAACGTTTCCAACTGGCGGGGCACAAACCGGTCGCCTTGGTCGGTGGTGCGACCGGGATGATCGGTGATCCCAGTTTTAAAGCCGATGAACGCAAGCTGAACACCACGGAAACGGTCAATGAATGGGTAGGGAAAATCCGTAAACAGGTTGCTCCGTTCCTTGATTTTGACTGCGGCGGCAACAGCGCGGTGGTGACGAATAACTATGAGTGGTTCGGCGGCATGAACGTGCTGAGCTTCCTGCGTGACATCGGTAAACATTTTTCGGTCAACCAGATGATCAACAAGGAAGCGGTGAAGCAGCGTCTGAACCGCGATGATTCGGGCATTTCCTTCACTGAGTTTTCCTATAACCTGCTGCAAAGTTTTGACTTTGCTGAGTTGTACCACCGCCATCAGGTGGAGTTGCAGATTGGCGGTTCTGACCAGTGGGGCAATATCACCTCCGGTATCGATCTGACCCGCCGTATGCATCAAAAGCAGGTATTCGGTTTTACTGTTCCGTTGATCACCAAAGCTGACGGTACCAAATTTGGTAAAACCGAAGGTGGAGCGGTCTGGCTGGCGCCGGAAAAAACCAGCCCGTACAAGTTTTACCAGTTTTGGATTAATGCGGCGGATGCGGATGTTTATCGCTTCCTGAAATTCTTCACCTTCCTGAGCCTGGAAGAAATCAATGCGTTGGAAGAAGAAGATCGGAACAGTGACAAAGCACCACGTGCTCAGTACGTGCTGGCGGAAGAGGTGACCGGTATGGTGCACGGCGCCGAAGGGCTGGCGGCGGCGCAGCGTATTACCCAGAGCCTGTTCTCGGGTGCGTTGCACGACATGACGGAAGCCGATTTTGCGCAGTTGGCGCAGGATGGTATGCCGACGGTCAAGCTGGGGCGCGATGCTGATTTGCAGCAGGCGCTGGTCAATGCAGAACTGGTGCCGTCGCGCGGGCAGGCCCGTACCATGATCGGTTCCAATGCGGTTACCATCAACGGTGAGAAGCAGGCCAATCCAGAATACCTGTTTACCGACAGCGATCGTCTGTTTGGCCGTTACACACTGCTGCGCCGTGGTAAGAAGCATTACTGTCTGGTTGATTGGCAAGCGTAA
- the bla gene encoding class A beta-lactamase: MPFSPQRRKLLLTAAAIPVINAFSPLLAYAADNKLQYAQQQLAALEKASGGRLGVVVIDTAGGETLQLNGEQRFPFCSTFKMMVAGAILHHSVSNPGFMQQPVRYSKSDLVAHSPVTEKHLNRGMSVAELCAATIQYSDNAAANLLMKQLGGPAAITAFARSIGDTAFRLDRWETELNSAIPGDERDTTTPAAMASSLQKLALGNALPEAQREQLVIWMKGNTTGDQRIRAGVPAGAIVADKTGGGSYGTTNDIGIVWQEKRAPLVIAIYFTQPQQDAKANNEVIASATRIASQAFA; encoded by the coding sequence ATGCCCTTTTCCCCACAGCGCCGTAAATTGCTTCTGACAGCGGCAGCGATTCCCGTGATCAATGCATTCAGCCCACTACTGGCGTATGCCGCCGATAATAAACTACAGTACGCCCAACAACAGCTTGCCGCTCTGGAAAAAGCCAGCGGTGGCCGCTTGGGGGTTGTAGTTATCGATACTGCTGGAGGCGAAACGCTGCAACTGAATGGCGAACAACGTTTCCCATTCTGTAGTACCTTCAAAATGATGGTCGCTGGTGCCATTTTACACCACAGTGTGAGCAACCCTGGCTTTATGCAGCAGCCTGTTCGTTACTCAAAAAGCGATTTGGTGGCCCACTCACCTGTCACTGAAAAACACCTTAACCGTGGCATGAGCGTTGCCGAACTGTGCGCCGCCACCATCCAGTACAGTGATAACGCAGCGGCCAATCTGCTGATGAAACAGCTTGGTGGGCCAGCGGCCATTACCGCTTTTGCTCGCAGCATCGGTGATACCGCATTCCGTCTGGATCGCTGGGAGACTGAGCTTAATAGCGCGATTCCGGGTGATGAACGCGATACCACTACCCCTGCCGCCATGGCCAGCAGCCTGCAAAAATTGGCCTTGGGGAATGCATTGCCGGAAGCACAACGCGAGCAATTGGTCATCTGGATGAAGGGGAATACTACCGGAGATCAACGTATTCGTGCTGGCGTACCCGCCGGTGCGATCGTTGCTGATAAAACCGGCGGTGGCAGCTACGGCACCACTAACGATATCGGTATCGTTTGGCAAGAGAAGCGTGCCCCACTGGTGATCGCCATTTACTTCACTCAACCGCAGCAGGATGCCAAAGCCAATAATGAGGTAATTGCCTCCGCAACGCGTATCGCCAGCCAGGCGTTTGCATAA
- a CDS encoding DUF1656 domain-containing protein, with product MNTSWPHPASPLTDLVLGASLYFPPIFKAFLLGLMFWLLIHHLLRDWIYSGEIWHPMLMDLSIFVIAVSGSLWILASW from the coding sequence GTGAATACATCTTGGCCTCATCCTGCATCTCCCCTCACCGATTTGGTGCTTGGTGCATCACTTTATTTCCCCCCAATATTTAAAGCATTCTTACTCGGATTGATGTTTTGGCTGCTGATTCATCACCTGCTGCGTGATTGGATTTATTCCGGTGAAATCTGGCATCCCATGTTGATGGACTTATCCATTTTCGTCATTGCCGTCAGTGGCTCTCTGTGGATTTTAGCAAGTTGGTAA
- a CDS encoding DUF3811 domain-containing protein has protein sequence MKKLTLKDMTESEQREVKTELDRARKHHGRPLTNAEQNRVKDEAIERIMAAREKIAKVARAERKAKRAQPTSATFSWTASISTRPHR, from the coding sequence ATGAAAAAACTGACGCTGAAAGACATGACGGAAAGCGAGCAACGTGAAGTAAAAACCGAGTTGGATAGAGCACGTAAACATCATGGCCGACCATTAACCAACGCTGAACAAAACAGAGTGAAAGATGAAGCCATTGAGCGCATTATGGCCGCACGTGAAAAAATTGCCAAAGTAGCCCGAGCAGAGCGCAAAGCCAAACGCGCGCAACCCACCAGCGCAACATTCAGCTGGACCGCCTCCATCAGCACCCGCCCACATCGTTGA